The Anaplasma platys genome segment AAGGCATCGAACTGAGAGTCGGTGAATTTTTTGCTAGCTTTCGGTTTTTCGGTTCCACCATTGCCACCCCAAGGGTCGCTCTCATTGCGCATAAAAACCCCAATCGCACCCCAAGTATCGTAGCAGTCTATAGCAGAATTGACGTTATATCAACACAAAATACCAGTTTGTCAGTGGTATATAAGCCGCCGTGCGCGCTTAATCCGCACTATATCCGTCTTCGCTGCTGGGGTTCGCAAGCCTATTTGTGTAAGGAGTAGCATTATACCTGGAGGTAATGACGAGACAGATTGCATCATGAAATTATCACCAGCAGGTGGCATGCATGTGGGTATGTGTGCTTGTTGCATGTTTAGCTATATTCCTGCCGCTGATAAATACCCCGCGCGCTCCAGTTGTAATTTACGCAATTTTAGCAATTTTATGTTGCACTATGGCTGTTGTACACGTGTTGCGCGTATAAGGTGTGCGCAACAAAAATTCATGCGCGTTTTTAGTCTTGAAGACGGGGGGGGGGAATGTGTTGAAGTTTTTAAAGTCGAGATTGCAGGCTGCAGCTTTGTTCCTGCTTTTGGTCTTTGTTGGTGCACCGGGAGATGCATCACCATCCACCTCTGCGCAGCAGAATAGTGATGATATAGCTGCGAAGGTGATATGCAATGTTGTGGTATTTGTCCAACGTTTAGGTCTACCCATAATGACGGGTGTGATCCTGGGAGCTAGCATAATGGCAATATTTGGCAAAATGGCTTGGGCTTCTATCGTGGTGCTGGTGGTGTTTACGGCAATATTTTTCGGTGCTGGGAAACTTATGCAGAAGTTTGCTGCGGGGTTAAACAACGAGTTTGGTGATGCCAAAACTTTCGAGTGCAAGGGCAAGGGAGAGACCAAAATGCCCGCAAGTAAGTAGGACGTGAGTTGTGTCTCGCAGTATGATGTGAGCGAGACACACATGCCTAACCGCGCTCACTCCTTAGTTTATAGCGTGAGAGAGTAAGTTTTTGCCGGCGCAGATGACGCAAACCGCGAGCCTGCTCTTTTTCTCTGGTTATGAGCTTGCGTCTAAAACTAAAACGCAACGCAAGAGCGTCATTAACTCAACTTTAGCAATTCTGTGTTGTACTCCGGTGGTGTGTGCACGTGTTGCGTGTAGTAAAGTACGTATATCACCAATGTGCACGTGTTTTTAGTTTTGAAAACGAGGGGGGGGGGAATGTGTTGAAGTTTTTAAGGTCGCTTGCATTTGTTGGTATGTTTGTTTTCTTGCTAGGCTTTGTGGGTGCTGTTTCTGCTAATGCAAGCGCCAAGAGCAACGAAAGCGACGATGTGGCAGCGAAAGTTATATGTAACGTGGTTGTGTTTGTGCAGCGATTGGGGCTGCCGATAATGACGGGGGTCATTTTGGGAGCCAGCATCATGGCCATATTTGGCAAAATGGCTTGGGCTTCTATCGTGGTGCTGGTGGTATTTACGGCAATATTTTTCGGTGCTGGGAAGCTTATGCAGAAGTTTGCTGCGGGGTTAAATAACGAGTTTGGTAAGGCCGAAGAGTTCCAGTGCAAGGGTGATGGGAAGACCGTTGTGCCAAGTAATAAGTAGGCGGCGTCCGCTTCTGGTTCGGCCGGTTGACGATGTAGCACTATGCGTTGTGGTGAGGCATAACAGTGCCTGACGCGTTTACTTGTTTCATATGCAGGAGTATAAGCCTCGGACGGCTAAGGTCACTACGGTGCGCGAGCCTGTTTTCCTTTCTAGTTATGTGCTTATGCCCTAAACACAACGCAAGAGCGTTATTAACACAACATTAGCAATTTTATGTTGTACTCTCGTCAGTGTACTGCGTTGTGTGTGCCGGATGGGATATGCACGTGTGCGCGCGCGGCCACGCAAGAGGGGGGGGGAAGATGTTGAAGTTCATAAAGTTTGTTGTAGTGGCGTTCGTTTTCGTGACGGGCATTGCTGGAATGGCGAGTGCTGGTTCTGCAGCGTCAGCTGGCCCCGCTAGTGATGATGTTGCTGCGAAGGTAATATGCAACGTTGTGGTATTTGTCCAACGTTTAGGTCTACCCATAATGACGGGGGTCATTTTGGGAGCTAGCATAATGGCAATATTTGGTAAAATGGCTTGGGCTTCTATCGTGGTGCTTGTGGTATTCACTGCAATATTCTTCGGAGCTGGTAAGCTCATGCAGAAATTTGCTGCGGGGGTTGGTTTTTCTGATGGTACCTCCGGTAGTGCGAGCAATTTTGAGTGCAAAGGTAATGGCGCAACAAAACTTACATAGTGCTTGGGTGCGTTTTAACGGCTGCACGTTTTGGAGGGCTCAGCTTCAGTGTTTTCGTTGTCCATGTTATGATGGCACGGGAGCGATGGTAGGACAAGAACTCACCATATCTGCAGTTGTGAGTAGTGAGCGTTGCGCTCTATTGATGCGTCCGTTTTGCAAGTTGCAAGGTGAGGTCTGCGTTGAAAATGCGCTAGGAGTAGCGTACTAAGCGTATGCATTCTAGTGTGAGCATAGGTCTACAACCCGTTGTTACGAGGAAAAAGCCTTTAGGATTTTGTCCTCTGCTATCGGGCACGGTGCGTTGTGCATGCATTTCTAGGTAATAAAATCTTTAGTAATTTCTTCTACGTCAGTGGCC includes the following:
- a CDS encoding TrbC/VirB2 family protein, giving the protein MLKFIKFVVVAFVFVTGIAGMASAGSAASAGPASDDVAAKVICNVVVFVQRLGLPIMTGVILGASIMAIFGKMAWASIVVLVVFTAIFFGAGKLMQKFAAGVGFSDGTSGSASNFECKGNGATKLT
- a CDS encoding TrbC/VirB2 family protein; the encoded protein is MLKFLRSLAFVGMFVFLLGFVGAVSANASAKSNESDDVAAKVICNVVVFVQRLGLPIMTGVILGASIMAIFGKMAWASIVVLVVFTAIFFGAGKLMQKFAAGLNNEFGKAEEFQCKGDGKTVVPSNK
- a CDS encoding TrbC/VirB2 family protein, which codes for MLKFLKSRLQAAALFLLLVFVGAPGDASPSTSAQQNSDDIAAKVICNVVVFVQRLGLPIMTGVILGASIMAIFGKMAWASIVVLVVFTAIFFGAGKLMQKFAAGLNNEFGDAKTFECKGKGETKMPASK